Part of the Streptomyces sp. NBC_00457 genome, GCTGCGCTCCTGGTCGGAGCCCGGCACCGGTGCGGACGGATCGGCGCCCAGGGCCACGATCCTGTTGTCGCGGTCCACATGTACGACCCGCGGCCGCAGCGCCCGTGCCTCGGCGTCGGAGACCTGAGCGTAACTGATGATGATCACCAGGTCGCCGGGGTGTACGAGATGAGCGGCGGCCCCGTTGATGCCGACGACTCCGGAGCCGCGCTCCCCCTCGATGACGTACGTCTCCAGCCGGGCGCCGTTGGTGATGTCGACGATGTGGACGAGCTCGCCGGGCAACAGGTCGGCGGCATCGAGCAGATCGGCGTCGATGGTCACCGATCCCACGTAGTGCAGGTCGGCCTGGGTGACGGTGGCGCGGTGGATCTTGGACTTGAATATAGTACGCAACATCTGGGCACTCCTGCAAGTAGGCTCCCTGCCTGCGTTCTTGCAGGTCAAGGGCTGATTTCACACCTTACAGTGAGTCGCATGTTCGGGCAGCTTTCCCTAGGTTTTCCAGGACTCATGCTGACCGATTGCTGACTTTCCTGACGGTGCATCAGGCCACGGCGTTGGGGTGCTCGGAGTTGTCACCGACCCCTGCGCTACCCCACGGCAAACGGCCGACGTCAGCCTACGCAAGGGGCTTCGAAGACGTTCGTGACCATCGCCACA contains:
- the panD gene encoding aspartate 1-decarboxylase, which encodes MLRTIFKSKIHRATVTQADLHYVGSVTIDADLLDAADLLPGELVHIVDITNGARLETYVIEGERGSGVVGINGAAAHLVHPGDLVIIISYAQVSDAEARALRPRVVHVDRDNRIVALGADPSAPVPGSDQERSPQAVRA